From the genome of Mucispirillum schaedleri ASF457:
CGGTATAAAGCAAGAGGTGTTCTAAAAATTATAGTATCCCCAGCATTTATTTTGCTTACCATATTTTTAAGCTGTAATGTCTGTGGACCAGCAATCCAAGCATGTGGCATTTCTTTTTGTCTTTCTTCAGTAAAATTAAGAGCAGGGTCATAATCCATACTGATACCAGGGGAAACAATTAATTTATCATAGGCAAAGTCGCCTGCACTTGTTTTTAATATTTTTTTATCGCTATCAAGTCCTGTAACTTCTGCCTGTTTAAATTCTATTCCATATTTTTCTGCCAGTTTTGTTAAAGGCATAGTAATTTCTGTAATATCTCTTAAACCAAAAATAACTTCGTTACTCATGGCACAAGATACATGTTTATCATTCCTATCTATAAGAATAACATTTATAGAAGGGTTTAATAATTTTAAATATTTAGCAGCAGTAGCACCACCATAACCACCGCCAGCAATAACGACAGTAATGCCTGCTTTTTTAGGTGCAGTAGTAGAAGCAGCTTCTGCAGATTTTGTGGTTTCAGCAGGTGTTGCAGCAGTTTCAGTTGATTTTTTGCAGCCAGACAGTCCTAATATAGATAAAGAAGCTGCAGAGATAACTGTTGTTTTAACAAAATTTCTTCTTGAAAGTTTTTTCATATAAGCACCTCAATTATTTAAGTGAAGAAAAATATTCAGCTAATGCTCTTAATTCTTCATCACTAATATCTTTTACAACATCCATTTCAGGAGCTCTGCCTTCTGCATTTCTTTTGTCGTTTTTATATTCAAGTAATGCATGATATAAGTATGTAGGATTTTGACCATCAATTCTAGGAATACCAGTATCATCAGGTTTATTACCATTTGTTGTATGACATTCTGTGCATGTTGATAAGTTTGCACTTGCTTTGCCTTTATTAACAAGTTCTTGATTTAAAGGGTAGTTAGTAGGAACCCATGGTCTGCTGGAATACCAGTCAGCCATTGCTTTGATTTCATCTTCAGAATAGCCTTTGAAAAATATCTGCATAAGTGTAGAGTATCTTTTTGGTGCCTGTTCTTTTCCATCCACTATTGCTGGTTTCATATCCATCATAGATGATATAAGAAAGTCTTTGTGTTGTCCACCAATTGATGGAATAGCATCACTTACTGCAGCCCCAGCTGTTCCATGGCATGAAGAACAGAAATTGCCATATCTTCGGCCATCTTCGTTTTCTTGTGCCATTGCTACATTTGATGAAGCTGCAATCAGCAAAACAGCAAATGTAAACTTCATAATGCTTTTGTTCATAAAATCCTCCTTATTATTTACGGTTTAATATAACCATACTAATAAGATTATTATAGTCTTATTTTTAAATAAGGCAAGTAAATAATAAGAATATTAGTGTTTTTAAAGAAATAATATTATATTGTATCATTGAAAAAAATTTTTAGTTGTGATATATATGTTTGAAACTAAAAATAAGGAGTATGAAATGTTAGATTCAAAAGAGCGTATCAAATTAGAAAATGTAAAAAAACTTATACGCCGTAATGCAAAAGTTCCTTTAGAAAAACTCCTTAATAAACTTCATCCTGCAGATTTAGCATTAATTATTACTAACTTATCAGATTTAGACAGGAAAAAAATATGGTCTTTTATTGAAGACCGTTCAAAAATAGCAAAGATTATTCTTGAAATGCAGGATGTGGATATAGTTAATATTATAGAAGAATTAAGTCCACAGGAAGCTGCGACATTACTTTCTGAAATGGATAGTGATGATGCATCTTATGTACTTCGTATTATATCAAAAGAGAAACAGTATAGTTTACTGCAGTATATATCAAAAGATGAATTAATAGATGTGGAAGAACTTCTAAACTATCCAGAAGACAGTGCAGGCTCAATGATGAATACATCTGCCTTTGCTTTGCATATGGATACTTCTGTTAAAGATGCTACTAAACTTTTACATAAAGCAGAAGATTTAGAAATGGTTTTTTATCTTTATGTTGTAGATGGAGAAAACAGACTTACAGGTGTTCTTTCATTAAGGCAGCTTATACTTAACCCGCCTGAAAAAAAATTATCAGACATAATGATAAGAGATGTTATATCAGTTTCTGTTACAGATAATCAGGAATATGTGGCAGATTTAGTTGAAAAATATGACTTTTTAGCTCTTCCTGTTGTAGATGAACAGCATAAACTATGCGGTATAATCACTATTGACGATGTTATAGATATTATTAAAGACCAAGCCTCAGAAGATATTTATGCTATGGCAGGTTTAACACAAAATGATATGATGTTTGATAAAAGCCCATATAAAGTTGCAAGCACTCGTCTACCATGGCTTTTAATTACATTTATTGGTGAAATAATTGCAGGGCTTGTAGTAACATTTTTTCAAGGTAAAATTACAGATTTTGCAATATTAGTTACTTTTATGCCTATAGTTATGGCAATGGGTGGTAATGTTGGCAGCCAGTCTGCTACGGTTATCATCCAAGGTGCTGCATTAGGAAAAATAGATACAAGTAAATGGAGCAGGGTAATTTTAAAAGAATTAACTGTTGGTGCTTTAATGGGTATAGTTATAGGTCTGCTTTTAGGAATAGTTGCACCATTATGGGAAGGAGATGCTCAGCTTGGAATAATTGTTGGTGTTGCTATATTTTCTGCCATGCTTTTTGCATCTTTAACAGGCTCTATGGTGCCTATTACCTTAATGAAACTAAAATTTGACCCAGCTATTGCATCAGCACCATTTATTACAGCTTTAAATGATATTACAGGGCTTACAATCTACTTTTTAATATCTATGATACTGCTTATGATAATGTAATATGGAAAGAGTTTTATCAGAAGGTATTATTTATAAAATCAGTAAATATGCAGATAATTCTGCAATAGCTTCTGCTTATACTTATGGTTATGGCAGAATAAAACTTTTTATGCCAAAAGCATATTCAAGCAAAGGTGGAGTGCAGACTTTTATCCCTGGTGAAATTGATTTTTTGAAAAAAGATACATCAGAGTTAAATAAGTTTTATAATTTTCGCCCAGATACAACTTATATGGAGTATGCTTCAATACCAGCTATTTCTCTGCGTTTAAGCCTGTATTTTGATATTTTTGATAAATTTTATGAGCTTGAACAGTCAGATACTGTTATTTGGACTATTTTAAAAAAATATAAAACTTCAGATTACAGTAAAATAAATCTATTCAGTATATATGCACTTATGAAAAATACAGGGTATATGTTTAATTTTAATGTATGCAGCAGCTGTGGTGCAAAAATATTAGAGCAGGGTGCATTAAATAATGGACTTTATTTCTGTCATAAATGTGCTCCAGAAAATTCATTTTTTACAGAAAGTTATGTTAATACAATATTGCGAGCTTTTTCTAACCAAGAATTATATAAAAATATAAAGATGAATAAGTATGATGAATTATCTGTATTAGATTTATTTGCTTATCATATAGAAAATGTTACAGGCAGTTTTTTAAAAAGTTATAAATTATTTAAAGAATTAATTATAACAATATAATATTTAAAAAATTGAAAGAGCCTGTGAAAAAGCAGGCTCTATATTATATAATATTAGTCTTCACTTCTCATATAAGGGAAAAGTAATACATCTCGGATAGATACTTGATTTGTTAAAAGCATAACAAGTCTGTCTATACCCATACCAGCACCAGCAGTTGGCGGCAGACCATATTCTAATGCACGAATATAATCTTCATCCATCATGCAGGCTTCTTCATCTCCAGCATTACGAGAATCCACTTGTTTTTGGAAACGCTC
Proteins encoded in this window:
- a CDS encoding c-type cytochrome → MNKSIMKFTFAVLLIAASSNVAMAQENEDGRRYGNFCSSCHGTAGAAVSDAIPSIGGQHKDFLISSMMDMKPAIVDGKEQAPKRYSTLMQIFFKGYSEDEIKAMADWYSSRPWVPTNYPLNQELVNKGKASANLSTCTECHTTNGNKPDDTGIPRIDGQNPTYLYHALLEYKNDKRNAEGRAPEMDVVKDISDEELRALAEYFSSLK
- the recO gene encoding DNA repair protein RecO is translated as MERVLSEGIIYKISKYADNSAIASAYTYGYGRIKLFMPKAYSSKGGVQTFIPGEIDFLKKDTSELNKFYNFRPDTTYMEYASIPAISLRLSLYFDIFDKFYELEQSDTVIWTILKKYKTSDYSKINLFSIYALMKNTGYMFNFNVCSSCGAKILEQGALNNGLYFCHKCAPENSFFTESYVNTILRAFSNQELYKNIKMNKYDELSVLDLFAYHIENVTGSFLKSYKLFKELIITI
- the mgtE gene encoding magnesium transporter; the encoded protein is MLDSKERIKLENVKKLIRRNAKVPLEKLLNKLHPADLALIITNLSDLDRKKIWSFIEDRSKIAKIILEMQDVDIVNIIEELSPQEAATLLSEMDSDDASYVLRIISKEKQYSLLQYISKDELIDVEELLNYPEDSAGSMMNTSAFALHMDTSVKDATKLLHKAEDLEMVFYLYVVDGENRLTGVLSLRQLILNPPEKKLSDIMIRDVISVSVTDNQEYVADLVEKYDFLALPVVDEQHKLCGIITIDDVIDIIKDQASEDIYAMAGLTQNDMMFDKSPYKVASTRLPWLLITFIGEIIAGLVVTFFQGKITDFAILVTFMPIVMAMGGNVGSQSATVIIQGAALGKIDTSKWSRVILKELTVGALMGIVIGLLLGIVAPLWEGDAQLGIIVGVAIFSAMLFASLTGSMVPITLMKLKFDPAIASAPFITALNDITGLTIYFLISMILLMIM